The stretch of DNA CGGCGTCGAGTGCGGCCCCGGCGGCGAGCGCGCAGACCAGGCCCCGCACCTCCTGCGACGGCTCGTCCGCCGCCCGCGCCGCGTCCCACGCGAGGGCCCGTGCCTGTTCGAGCCGCACCAGCATGTCCGCGCAGAGGTGCTTGACCGCCTGGAACTGCCCGATCGGCCGCCCGAACTGCTCCCGCACCTTCGCGTACTCGGTGGCGGTCTCCAGCGCCCATCCCGCGACGCCGCACGCGTCGGCGGCGTACACGGCACACGCGAGATCCCGTACGAGCGCGGCGTCGACGCCGAGCACCCGCCCGGCCGGGACCTCCACCCCGTCCGCCGTCACCTCGGCGGTGGGCCGCGTCGGATCGGCGCTCTCCTGCGTACGTACGGTCAGCTCGGCGGCGTCGACGGCCAGCCACTCGGTTCCGCGCGCGGACTCCGCGGCCAGGATCAGCAGGTCGGCGTCGGCTCCGGAGAGCACGGGCGGCGCGGTGCCGTCGAGGATGTAGCCGTCCGCCACGGACACCGCGGTCAGCGTGCCCGCACCGAGCGCGACGGCACCGATGCGCGCCCCGGACGCCAGGCCTGCGGCGAGCTCGCGGGCGCCCGCCCGGTGCAGCACGGCCGAGGCGAGGGAGCTCGCCAGGTACGGCCCCGGGAGCGCGGCCCGCCCGGCCTCCTCCAGGACGACGGCGAGGTCCACGAGGTCACCGCCCCCGCCGCCGCACTCCTCGGGCAGGTGCACCGCGAGCAGCCCCTGCTCGGCGAGCCCGTCCCAGTAGGCGGGCCTGGCGCCCTCTCCGGGTGGCGCGTCGTCGAGCAGCTTGCGTATCTCCTCGGGCGGTACGGCGCGGGCGGCCCAGCCGCGCACGGCCGCCGCCAACTCCCGCTGTTCCTGCGTGATTCCGATGCCCATGCGCGTCCTCGCCGGTAGCAGCTTCCGGGACGGCGACAGGCTAGAACACGTTTCAGTTCGATGGAAGTCTGACGGAAGGTCAGATACGGGTCCGCTTCGGGTCCGCTTCGACTCTCCTTCGGGTCCGCTTCAGCGGTGGCCGCGGGCCTCACCTGGCTGCCCGGTTAACAACAGGTCAAGAATTCCCCTCGTACGACGTCCGTCGGAATAGTCGCCCGGGGAAACAGGTTCGCACTGCACGTACCCCTGCCACCTTTTGCACCGCCCCCGGAGGCCCCACGTAATGACGCAGTCGACGACCCACCAACGCGGCACCCGCGGAGTCGTCCCCGTACTCGCCTTCGCCGGCATCGTCGTCGCGGTGATGCAGACGCTCCTGGTGCCGGTCATCAAGGACCTGCCGGCGCTTCTGAGCACCACGCCGTCGAACGCCACCTGGGTCATGACGGCGACGCTGCTCGCCGGCGCCGTCTCGACCCCGATCATGGGCCGCCTCGGGGACCTCTACGGCAAGCGCCGCATGCTTCTGATGAGCCTGGCCGTGATGGTCGTGGGCTCCCTGATCTGCGGTTTCACCGACGACCTCGTCGTGATGATCGTCGGCCGCGCACTCCAGGGCTTCGCGATGGGCGCCATCCCGCTCGGCATCGGCCTGATGCGCGACGGGCTGCCCCGCGAGAAGCTCGGCTCCGCGATGGCCCTGATGAGCTCGTCCATCGGCGTCGGCGGCGGCCTCGCGCTGCCGCTCGCGGCACTGACCGCGCAGAACGCCGACTGGCACGCCCTGTTCTTCGGCGCGGCGGGCCTCGGCGTCATCTCGATGCTCCTGACCGTCCTCTTCGTACCCGAGAGCACGGTGAAGGCGCAGGGCACGTTCGACGTGGCCGGCGCGCTCGGCCTCTCCGCGGGCCTGGTCCTCTTCCTCCTGCCCATCACCAAGGGCAGCGACTGGGGCTGGACCTCGGGCATGACGCTCGGCCTGTTCGGCGCGGCGGCGGTCGTCCTGGTCCTGTGGGGCGTGATGGAGCTGCGCCTCAAGGCACCGCTGGTGGACCTGCGCACCACGGCACGCCCCGCGGTCCTGTTCACCAACCTGGCCTCGATCATGGTCGGCGTGGCGTTCTACGCGATCTCGCTCGTCCTCCCGCAACTGCTCCAGCTGCCGACCGCCACCGGCTACGGCCTCGGCCAGTCCATGGTCGTCGCGGGTCTGTGCGTGGCGCCGCTGGGCCTGACGATGATGTTCACGGCCCCGGTCTACGCCCGCCTCTCGGCGAAGTACGGCCCGAAGGTCACCCTCATCCTCGGCATGCTGATCATCGCGATCGGCTACGGAGCGGGCCTCGGCCTGATGAGCGCCGCCTGGCAGACGATCATCATCGCGGTGGTCGTCGGCGCGGGCATCGGCCTCGCCTACTCCTCGCTCCCGGCGCTGATCATCGGCGCGGTGGACCCGTCGGAGACGGGCGCGGCGAACGGCTTGAACACCCTGATGCGCTCGATCGGTACGTCGGTGTCGAGCGCCGTGATCGGCATGGTCCTCGCCAACACGGCGGACCACGTGGGCGGCGTCGCGATCCCCACCATGACGGGCTTCCGCACGTCGTTCCTGATCGCCACGGGCGCGGTGGCCCTGGGCCTGGTCTTCGCCCTGTTCCTGCCCTCCGCCCGCCGCTCGGCCAGGACTCAACTGCGGGCCAGCAGCGAGGAGGACGCGAACCTGCGGGCCGCGACGGAGGCGCTCGCCGGTTTCCACGGCCGGGTACTGAGCCCCTCCGGGGCGCCGGTCGCGCGCGCCAAGGTGACGCTGATCGACCGGCGTGGACGGCAGGCGGGGGCGGCGCTCACGGATGAGGGCGGGCGCTACTCGCTCTCCGTCCCGGGCGACGGCTCGTACGTCCTCGCCGCGACGGCCGCGGGGCATGCGCCGCTTGCCTCGGCGGCGGCGCATCGTGGGGACGACCGGGCGGTGGAGCTGGATCTGCTGCTGCCGGGCGGGAGTGATGTGCGGGCGTAGGGCGGGGCCTGCGGGGCACAACAAGATGGCCTCGAACGCCGGCCGGGCTGATTGGTTTCAGCCCGTCCGGCGTTTGAGGACGAACTCGGCGAAGCCGGTGATAAGGGCAACCAAGGCCCCGCCTCCCGGACTGCCCAGGCCATGCGGCAGCATAGGTCGGCCCGAGACGCACCCATCGCATTGACGACCGTGAGGACCCCATGGCCGCCCCCCAGCCCAAGCCGGAGATTCTCGCCGCCTTCGAAGCGGCCAAGGGCTTCATGCCCGCCGGTGAAGGCCTCGCCCTGTACGCCGCGGCGGCGGAAGCCGCAGCGCTCGGGCTTCCGCTCCTGGAGGTCGGGACGTACTGCGGCCGCTCCACGATCCTGCTCGCGGACGCCGCCCGCGAGGCCGGCGTCACGGCCATCACCGTGGACCACCACCGCGGCAGCGAGGAGCAGCAGCCGGGCTGGGAGTATCACGATCCGGCGACGGTCGACCCGGAGGTGGGGCAGATGGACACCCTCCCCACCTTCCGCCGCACGCTGCACCACGCGGGCCTTGAGGACCACGTGATCGCGATCGTCGGGCGCTCGCCGCAGGTGGCGAAGGCGTGGGGCGGACCGCTGGGCCTGGTCTTCATCGACGGCGGCCACACGGACGAGCACGCGACGGGCGACTACGAGGGCTGGGCCCCGCACATCGCGGAGGGCGGCCTGCTCCTGATCCACGACGTCTTCCCGAACCCCACCGACATCATGACGGGCCAGGCCCCGTACCGCGTCTACCTCAGGGCCCTGGAGTCCGGCGCGTTCACCGAGGTCTCGGCAACCGACTCCCTGCGCGTCCTGCGGCGAACGGGAGCGGGGATCTGACCTCGCGGTTAGAGTCGCTCTCGTGTCGTACGTAGGTCCGGACAGCCAGCCCCCACGCCCGCCCCGCCGTTTCAGCGGCGGCCCCCTCACGGTGACGCTCGCCGCGCTGGTGCCGACGTGCCTCGCGGGGTGGCTCATCTACGAGGCGACGAGCGGCCCCGGTGGCAACGAGCCATCCAGAACGCTCCCCTCCACAAGCCAGTCCGCGCAGGGTTCGGCGTCCTCCGCGAAACCCTCCCCGTCGGCCTCCGAGAAGGACGACGGCAAGGGCGACGAGGGTGACGAGGGCGACGGCAAAGCGAGTGATGAGCCGAGCACGACCAAGCCCCCGAAGTCTTCGAGCCGCCCCGCCGCCTCCGGCCCCCTCAAGGGCAAGGTCGTCGTGGTCGACCCCGGTCACAACACGGGCAACGGCAGGCACACGGCCGAGATCAACAAGCTGGTGAACGTCGGCACGCACCGCAAGGAGTGCGACACCACGGGCACCTCCACGAACAACGGTTACACCGAGGCCCAATTCACCCTCGACGTCTCGCGCCGCCTGCGCACTCTCCTGGAGAAGCAGGGCGCCACGGTCAAGTTCACCCAGGACGGCGACCGCCCCTGGGGCCCCTGCGTCGACGAGCGTGCCCGCATCGGCAACAACGCCCGCGCGGACGCCGTCGTCTCCGTCCACGCCGACGGCTCCGCGGCCGGCAACCGCGGCTTCCACGTGATCCTGCCCGCATCCGTGAAGTCCGGCGCCGCGGACACCTCCAAGATCGTCGCCCCTTCGCGCGACTTGGGCGAGCGCGTCGCGGGCACGTTCCTGCGCGCGACGGGCAGCGCCCCCTCCAACTACGTCGGCGACGGCACCGGACTCGACGTACGCAAGGACCTGGGTGGCCTCAACCTGTCCACCGTCCCCAAGGTGTTCATCGAGTGCGGCAACATGCGGGACGCGAAGGACGAGGCGTTGCTCACCAGCGGCACCTGGCGGCAGAAGGCGGCTCAGGGGATCTCCGACGGAATCGTGAGCTTCCTGCGGGGATAACGGGTCGGTAGCGGGTCGGTAGGGCTTCAGGTCTTTATCCCGAGCAGACACCCCACCCGCGTGAACGATAATGTCCTCCGTACGATGGGGGGCCATCCCCGCGCTCCGCACCACGACCTTGGGGCGAGCGACGCCTCCACCGACGAGACGACTTACGAAGGACCTGAAGTGAATATCCGCTCTCTCACTCGAGGCGACGGCGTGGTGATCGGGGCAGCGGTTTTGCTGTTCATCGCCTCGTTCCTGGACATCTTCGATGTCGAAGGCGCCTCGGACTCGCTGGACATGCCGAACTCCTGGAGCAGTGGCCCGATCCTCATGGGCGTCACCCTGGCCGGGATCATCGGTGCCGTCTGCATCGTCGTCTCCCGCGGTCTGCCGACGCCTCCGAAGGTACTCGGCCTCGACCTCGGACACTTCGGTGTCGCCTTCGCCATCGCCGCCGCCTGGAGCGCCCTCGGGCAGGTCTTCGACCCCTCCAGCGGCTACGACAACGTGGGCTCGGGCGGGGGCGATACCGGTGTCGACGCCGGCATCGGCATCATCCTCTCCCTGATCGCCACGCTCATCCTGGCCGCCGGTGCGATCCTCGCCCTGACGGTCCCCGCCTTCAAGGCCCCCCTCGTCGGTGCCCCGCGCCCCGCCGCCCCCCAGCCCTACGGCGGTCAGCCGCAGGGTGGGTACGGCTACCCCGGTGCGCAGGGCCAGCCGCAGCAGGGTCAGCCCTACGGCGCCCAGCCCGGTCAGCCGCAGCAGGGTCAGCCCTACGGCGCCCAGCCGGGTCAGCCGCAGCCGGGGCAGCAGACGCCGCCTCCCGGACAGGCGCAGGCCACCGGCGACTTCTCGCCGTTCTGGTTCGCCGTGCCGGTGCCGCGTCCGCTGTACGCGGAGGACGGTTCGCCGACGCCGATCGCCGAACTGGCGCCCGGCACCTGGTACTTGGCCGTCGAGCAGCGCGGTCCCGGCCTGGTGGCCCAGACGCAGGACGGCCGTCGTGGCGTGCTGCAGGACACCACGGGGATCCAGCGCGGCTGAGTCCCTGCCACAGGCAGCACCGCGGCCCCTCGCCCTTCCGGGCGGGGGGCCGTTGTCGTACAGTCGCCACCCTGCACTGAACTGACGGGCCGTCAGAAAGGATCGGGGATCGCGTATGCGCCTGGGACTCGCACTCGGCTACTGGGGGCGCGGCCCCGACCCCGGGCACGTGGCACTCGCCCAGGAGGCCGAGCGGCTCGGATACGACTCCGTGTGGACGGCGGAGGCGTGGGGCTCCGACGCCTTCACTCCCCTGACCTGGATCGCGGCACAGACCTCAAGGATCAAGCTGGGCACGGCGGTCGCACAGATGGCGGCGCGCTCGCCGGTGACGACCGCGATGCACGCGCTGACCCTGGACCACCTGTCCGGCGGGCGGATGATGCTCGGGCTCGGGCTCTCCGGGCCACAGGTGGTGGAGGGGTGGTACGGGCGACCGTTCCCCAAGTCGCCCCTGACCGCCACGCGGGAGTACGTCGACGTGATCCGCCAGGTGCTGCGGCGGGACGGGCCGGTGGCTCTGGAGGGGCGCTTCCACTCGCACCCCTACCGAGGGCAGGACGGGAGCGGGCTCGGCAAGCCCCTGAAGCCGATCACGCATCCGCTGCGGGCCGATCTGCCGGTGCTGCTCGGCGCGGAGGGCCCGAAGAACATCGCGCAGACGGTGCGGATCGCGGACGGCTGGCTGCCGCTCTACTGGTCGCCGATGCGGGCCGACGTGTACGAGGCGTCGCTGGAGGGCGCGCGGGACGGCTTCGTGGTCGCCCCCATGGCGCGGGCGAAGGTCTGCGACGACGTTGCGGAGGGCTTGCTTCCGGTCAAGGCGATGCTGGGGTTCTATATCGGCGGAATGGGGCACTCCGCGCGAAACTTTCATGCGGATCTGATGGCGCGGATGGGGTTCGAGGCGGAGGCGCGGAGGATCCAGGAGCTGTTTCTGGCGGGGCGCCGGGAGGAGGCGGTCCTTGCCGTTCCTGATGCCTTCGCCGATGAGATCTCGCTGGTGGGGCCTCGGGAACGGATCGCGGAACGGTTGGAGCTGTGGCGCAAGGGTCCGGTCACGGATCTGCTGGTGCTGGCGCCGGACGCTCATACGCTGCGGGTGCTGGCGGAGCTGAACGGCTGAGAAATCAGCCCGTCCGGCGTTTGAGGACGAACTCGGCGAAGCCGGTGATCGACGGCGCCCAAGGCTCCGGAGCCGGACTCAGCCCTTCGCAAGCTCCCCGGCCGACGGCACCCGATCCTTCACCTCCGCCCCCGCCCCCTTCCCCGCATCCTTGACCGACTTGATGACGTCGTCGAAGGAGTTCACGACCGAGTCCGTCGACTCCCCCTTGCGGAGCTTCGAGGGGAGGTCCTTGAGGGCGTCGATCCCCGCGGTCAGGGGAGCCACCGCCTTCGCCAGCGTCGGGTCGCCCTTGGCGTTCTTCGTCGCCGCCTTCAGACGGTTGTAGGCGAGGGTTCCGGCGAGCCCCGCCTTGATCAGGGCGAACTTCCGCCCGTCCGCGCCCTTCTTGAACTTCCCCGCGCGAAAGGGCTTCACGATCCACTGGTACGTCGCCCCCGCGGCGATCCCCGCGTTCGCCACGAACCGGGTCTTCGCGAACTTCTGCTTCTGGGCGGAGCTGGTGCCCGACGGCGTGGACGAAGCGTCAGCGGTATCGTCACCGCCGCACGCGGTCGTCCCCGCGAGCAGGGTTCCGCACAGCACAGGGGCGACGAAAGACCGGCGTACGGCCGCGGCGGACAGCGACACGGGGACCTCCAGGGCCTCCAGGGGCGGACAGCTCTCCCGGCAGCCTCACCCCGCCCGGCGGGAGCCGCCACTCGGGCGAGCCCGTACGGGTTTCGGCCAGGCCGAGCCTGGTACCCGTCCTCCCATGTCCACCCGACAAGCACGTGGCAGCAGCGCAGCGAGGGTCGTCGTCATCGTCGCGGACGTGATGGCCATCATCCTCGGCCTGTGGATCCTCATGTATCTGTTGGACGCGAACCGCGCCAACGACCTCGTCCAGTTCATCCATGACGTGGCCCGCTGGCTGGCCGGCTGGTCCCATGACCTGTTCACGTTCGACGAGGCATGGGCCCGAGTCGTCTGCGGCTACGGCCTGGCGGCCCTCGTCTACGTCTTCGTCGGCCACGCCATCGCGGGACGGCTCCGCCGCTACTGAGCAACCGGAGCCACCACGCCCCCCGACCTGGCGCTACTGGCCCCCCGCGGCCGCCCCGCAGCACTCCGGCGCGAGGCCCATCGGCAGGCGTTCTCCCGAGAACACCGCGCAGGTGGCCTCGTCGCCGCCGAGTGCCGCCACCGCCAGCAGCAGGGAGCCCGCCGTCCACGTCGTCAGTTCCTCAGGCCAGATCGCCTTGTCGTCGAAGACGTAGCCCGTCCAGTAGAGGCCGGTCTCCGGGTCGCGCAGGTGCTGGATCGACTGGAGGATCTCCAGGGCGCGGTCCGATTCGCCCAACACCCAGAGGGACAGGGCGAGTTCGGCACTCTCGCCGCCCGTCACCCAGTTGTTGGGGATGACGCAGCGCACGCCCAGGTCCGGCACCACGAAGCGGTCCCAGCCCTCCTCCATGCGGGACTTGGCCTCCGCGCCCGTCAGCGCGCCGCCGAGGACCGGGTAGTACCAGTCCATCGAGTAGCGGTCCTTGTCCAGGAAGCGCTCGGGGTGGCTGCGTATCGCGTGGGCAAGGGCGCCCGTCGCCAACTCCCAGTCCGGCTGCGGTTCCTCGCGCTGCTCGGCGATCGCCAGGGCGCAGCGCAGCGCCTGGTGGATGGACGAACTGCCGGTCAGCAGCGCGTCGTTGACCGGCGTCCCGTCCTGCTCCCGCTTCCAGCCGATCTGGCCGCCCTGCTGCTGCAGCGCCAGGACGAACTCCACCGCGCCCACCACCGTCGGCCACAGGCGGTCCAGGAACGTGTCGTCGCCGGTCGAGAGGTAGTGGTGCCAGACACCCACGGCGATGTACGCGCAGAAGTTCGTCTCGCGGCCCCGGTCCGTCACGTCGTGCGGATCCCCGTCGGCGTACGCCGCGTACCAGGAACCGTCCGGATTCTGGTGCCGTGCCAGCCAGTCGTAGGCACGGGCCGCGGCCGCGTGCTCGCCCGCCGCGTCCAGGGCCATGGCGGCCTCGGTGTGGTCCCAGGGGTCGAGGTGGTGGCCGCGGAACCACGGGATCGCGCCGTCCTCGCGCTGGACCGCCAGAATCCCGCGGACTGTTCGCGTGGCCTGATCCGCCGTCAGGACGCCCGGCAGGACCAGGTGTTCCGTCCGCTCCGGGCTCGTCACGCGTCGGTCTTCGCGTCGGCCTTCGGCAGGTGCGGCTTCGTCGCGTACGCCACGAAACTCTTGCCCACGACCGGGTTGAGCAGCTGCTCCGCCACCTTCGTGGCCAGCGGTTTCTTCATGATGTCCCAGACCAGGAGCTTGTGGTACGCCCGCACCGGCAGTGCCTTGTCGTTGTCGACGCCGAACGCGCACTTCAGCCACCAGTACGGCGCGTGCAGCGCGTGCGCGTGATGCGTGCCGTACGGCTTCAGGCCCGCCTCCCGCATCCTGCCGAGCAGCTCGTCGGCCTTGTAGATGCGGATGTGACCGCCCTCGACCTCGTGGTAGGCGTCCGACAGGGCCCAGCAGATCTTCTCCGGGCCGTAGCGCGGGACCGTCACCGCGATGCGGCCGCCCGGCTTCAACACGCGGACCATCTCCGCGAGTACGCCCTTGTCGTCGGGGATGTGCTCCATCACCTCGGAGATGATCACGACGTCGAACGAGGCGTCGGGGAAGGGGAGGTTGAGCGCGTCGCCCTCCATCGCGGTGGCGGTCGCGCCCGCGGGCGCCTCGCCCGCCTCCTTCATCGCGGCGAACCACTTGGCGACCTCGCGGATCTCCTCGCCGTTCTGGTCGAGGGCCACCACCTGGGCCCCCCGCCGGTAACACTCGAAGGCGTGCCGGCCCGCGCCGCAGCCCAGGTCCAGGACGCGGTCGCCCGCGGCGAGCGGGAAGCGGGTGAAGTCGACGGTCAGCATCAGCGATGGCTCCCGGAGTACGTCGGGGTGGTGGCCGCGGGGCGGCCGGATTGCGAACCCGCGGTTCCGGCGATCGCCGCGCGGTACAGCTCTGCGGTGCCCTGGGCGGCGCGGGCCCAGGTGAATTTGGCGAGAACCCGCTCGCGGCCTGCCGCGCCGAGGCGGGCCCGCAGTTCGCGGTCGCCGAGGAGCCGGATCAGGCCCGCGGCGAGGGCGCCGGGGTCGGCGGGCCGCACCGCGATGCACGTCTCGCCGTCCGGCCCCGCGACCTCCGGGATCGCGCCGCCGGTCGTGGCGAGGAGCGGCGTCCCGGTCGCCATCGCCTCCGCCGCGGGGAGCGAGAAGCCCTCGTACAGCGAAGGGACGCAGGCGACCTCGGCCGAGCGGACGAGGTCCACCAGCTCCGCGTCGGTGATGCCCTTGACGAACTCGATGGCGCCTTCGAGGCCGTACTTCTCGATCGCCTGCGCGACAGGGCCGTCCTCGGCACGCTTGCCGACGACGACGAGGTGGGCGGCGGGGTTCTCGGCGCGGACCTTGGCCAGCGCCTCGACGAGGTAGATGAGGCCCTTGAGCGGGACGTCCGCGCTGGATGTCGTGACGATCCGGCCCGGCACCTCGGGGACCGAGGGGTCCGGCGAGAAGAGGTCGGTGTCGGCGCCGATGTGCACGACGTCGATGCGGTCCTCGCGTACGCCGAGGTGGTCGACGATCTCCTGGCGCGAGGTGCCGGAGACGGTGAGCACGGAGGGCAGCCGGCGGGCCACGCGCTTCTGCATGCGCGTGAACGCGTACCAGCGGCGTACGGACATGCGGCGCCGCCAGTCGGGCGCCGCGTCGAGGTCCAGCCGGCGGTCCACGGTGATGGGGTGATGGATCGTCGAGACGAGCGGGGCGCCGAGGTCGCCCAGCAGGCCGTAGCCGAGCGTCTGGTTGTCGTGCACGACGTCGAACTCGCCCCGCCTGGCGCGCAGATGGCGGCGGGCGCGCAGACTGAACGTCGCGGGTTCGGGGAAGCCGCCGGTCCACATCGTCGCCACTTCGAGCGCGTCGACCCAGTCGCGGTACTCGTCGCGCTTGGGCGTGCGGAAGGGGTCGGGCGAGCGGTAGAGGTCGAGGCTCGGCAGCTCGGTGAGCCTGAGGCCTTCGAGGCCCTCGTCCAGGACGGGGTAGGGCTGCGCGCCGATCACTTCGACGCTGTGGCCGAGGCGGGCCAGCTCGCGTGAGAGGTGACGTACGTAGACGCCTTGTCCCCCGCAGAACGGGTTCCCTTTGTACGTGAGGAGAGCGATGCGCAACGGACGGTCACCATCGGCGTCACCATCGGCGTACGGCCCCGTCCGGGGGCCCGCCTCCATGGCCTCAGCGGTCACTCTCGGCCCCCTTCTCCCTGCGGTTGTCCGCGAGGTTACGCCGGGACGGTAATCTAGAACAAGTTTCAGACTTGATCGTTGAATGATCGCTGATTGATCGCGGAACGAGCTTTGAATCTACCGGCAGGTAGCCGCGCTGTAAGGCCCGGATCAGGTGATTCGCGCCACGGCAGGTGCCCTGCCATGCTGGCCCACCACATCACCGGACCGGGACGACGGAACAACGGGACATATGACAGCGGAAGCCAAGGCAGCGGAAGTCGCAGCAGCTGATCCGGCGTCGCCACCCCTGACCGAACGGCAGGAGGCGCGCCGCCGCCGCATCCTGCACGCCAGCGCTCAACTCGCGAGCAGGGGCGGGTTCGACGCGGTGCAGATGCGGGAGGTCGCCGAGTCGTCGAGCGTCGCCCTCGGCACGCTGTACCGCTACTTCCCCTCCAAGGTGCATCTCCTGGTCGCCACCATGCAGGACCAGTTGCAGCACATGCACACCACGATCCGCAAGCGCCCGCCCGCGGGTGACACGCCCGCCGAGCGGTGCGCCGAGACGCTGATGCGGGCCTTCCGCGCCCTGCAGCGCGAGCCGCATCTCGCGGACGCCATGGTCAGGGCACTGACCTTCGCCGACCGCTCCGTGAGCCCCGAGGTGGACACGGTCTCGCGGCTGACCACGGCGATCATCCTGGACGCGATGGGCCTGGAGGACGCGCCGACCCCCGAGCAGCTCTCGGCGGTCCGGGTCATCGAGCACACCTGGCACTCGGCGCTGATCACCTGGCTCTCGGGGCGGGCGTCGATCGCGCAGGTCAAGATCGACATCGAGATGGTGTGCCGTCTGATCGACCTGACGACCCCCGAGACCGCGTAGCCCTCACACGCCCCCCGAGAGCACACATTCCCCGGGGCGGCGCCCTCCGCAACCCCTGAATCGGTGCACGGGGGGCGCACGTCTGCCTGGCAATTGCGCCCCTGAGCCTCTCCTGGTCCCGCTTGGCCAGATCTCGCGGCCGTACGAGCGGTCGGCGCCGCTATGAATGGTCTACGTGCTGAATGAAGCAACCGGGAACCGACAGCGGGAAACTCGAGGAGCGAAACGTGATCCGGGCACTTCTCGTGCACGATGCCTGTCTGCTGAGATCGGCTCTGGCGGAACGCCTCGCCCGTGAGCCGGATCTGGAGGTGTTCCATGCACCGTGGCACGACGCCCGCGACCGTGTGGGTGCGGTGCGTCCCGACGTCTGCGTGGTCGACCCCGACGGCGACACGGCGTACGCCTCCGCCGAGTTCGGGGAGCAGTCCCATCCGGTGAACGGCGGCCTCGGCTGCCCGCTCCTCGTCCTGGTGTCCGGCAGCCGGCCGGGGCTGCTGCGGCGCTGCATGGAGGCAGGCGCCCTCGGCTACGTGGACAAGGCGAGCCCGCCGGACCGGCTCCTCGCCGGGATCAGGCAGGTGGCGGCCGGGCAGCGGTTCGTGGACGAATCGCTGGGGTACGGTTTCCTGAAGGCGGCTCAGATGCCGCTGACGCAACGGGAGTTACTGGTGCTCTCACTGGCCGCCGGTGGCGCGCCCGTCGCCGAGATCGCGCACCGCCTGCACCTGACCAACGGGACGGTGCGCAACTACATGGCCGCGATCACCCGAAAGACCGGGGCCCGCAACAGGATCGACGCCATACGGATCTCGCGCGGGGAGGGCTGGGTGTGAAGTGACGTTCGCGGGGCCCCAGTTGCCGCTCAACTCGCGGTAGAGCGAGGAGCGTTCGAGCAGCTCATCGTGGCGGCCGCACAGGGTGTGCGTGCCGTCCATCACCAGGATCCGGTCGGCGCGGCGGGCCGAGCTGATGCGGTGGGCGATCACCACGAGGGTGCCGCCGGGCCGCGCCGCGAACGCCCGCTCGGCGCGGGCCTCCGCCACCGGGTCGAGGTGGCAGGTGGCCTCGTCGAGCAGGGCGAGGGGCGCGTACGAGAGGTAGGCGCGGGTCAGCGCGATGAGCTGTCGCTCGCCCGCGGAGAGCGCGGCGGGGTCGACCGGGGCGGTGAGCCCCCCGAGCCGCTCGATCACCCCGCTGAGCCCGACTGCCCGCGCGGCGGCCAGCAACTCCGCGTCGCTGACGGTGTCGGCCCGCAGATACTCCAGGTTCTGCCGCACCGTGCCGCTGAAGACGTACGCCTCCTGCGGGATCAGCACCCGTTGCTGTATCGCTTCTTGGGAGCGGGACGGCACCCCGTGCACCCGCGCCTCGCCCTCGCCCGGCTCCAGGAGCCCCGCGACCAGCGCGGCCAGCGTGGACTTGCCGATCCCGCTCGGCCCCACCACCGCGAGGTGCCCGCCCCGCGGAACGACCAGATCGAGCCCTTTCAGCACCGGCTCCGCACCGGGGCCGTAGGCGAAGGTGAGGGAGGAGACCTCCAGGGCCGGGGCG from Streptomyces sp. BA2 encodes:
- a CDS encoding class I SAM-dependent methyltransferase, with amino-acid sequence MLTVDFTRFPLAAGDRVLDLGCGAGRHAFECYRRGAQVVALDQNGEEIREVAKWFAAMKEAGEAPAGATATAMEGDALNLPFPDASFDVVIISEVMEHIPDDKGVLAEMVRVLKPGGRIAVTVPRYGPEKICWALSDAYHEVEGGHIRIYKADELLGRMREAGLKPYGTHHAHALHAPYWWLKCAFGVDNDKALPVRAYHKLLVWDIMKKPLATKVAEQLLNPVVGKSFVAYATKPHLPKADAKTDA
- a CDS encoding glycosyltransferase family 4 protein translates to MTAEAMEAGPRTGPYADGDADGDRPLRIALLTYKGNPFCGGQGVYVRHLSRELARLGHSVEVIGAQPYPVLDEGLEGLRLTELPSLDLYRSPDPFRTPKRDEYRDWVDALEVATMWTGGFPEPATFSLRARRHLRARRGEFDVVHDNQTLGYGLLGDLGAPLVSTIHHPITVDRRLDLDAAPDWRRRMSVRRWYAFTRMQKRVARRLPSVLTVSGTSRQEIVDHLGVREDRIDVVHIGADTDLFSPDPSVPEVPGRIVTTSSADVPLKGLIYLVEALAKVRAENPAAHLVVVGKRAEDGPVAQAIEKYGLEGAIEFVKGITDAELVDLVRSAEVACVPSLYEGFSLPAAEAMATGTPLLATTGGAIPEVAGPDGETCIAVRPADPGALAAGLIRLLGDRELRARLGAAGRERVLAKFTWARAAQGTAELYRAAIAGTAGSQSGRPAATTPTYSGSHR
- a CDS encoding TetR family transcriptional regulator; amino-acid sequence: MTAEAKAAEVAAADPASPPLTERQEARRRRILHASAQLASRGGFDAVQMREVAESSSVALGTLYRYFPSKVHLLVATMQDQLQHMHTTIRKRPPAGDTPAERCAETLMRAFRALQREPHLADAMVRALTFADRSVSPEVDTVSRLTTAIILDAMGLEDAPTPEQLSAVRVIEHTWHSALITWLSGRASIAQVKIDIEMVCRLIDLTTPETA
- a CDS encoding LuxR C-terminal-related transcriptional regulator; the protein is MIRALLVHDACLLRSALAERLAREPDLEVFHAPWHDARDRVGAVRPDVCVVDPDGDTAYASAEFGEQSHPVNGGLGCPLLVLVSGSRPGLLRRCMEAGALGYVDKASPPDRLLAGIRQVAAGQRFVDESLGYGFLKAAQMPLTQRELLVLSLAAGGAPVAEIAHRLHLTNGTVRNYMAAITRKTGARNRIDAIRISRGEGWV